CCGATTGACATTCCTATTAATAAATCGGTTGTTAAAATCGCTGTTATTGTAATAACAAAAGGCACTAATTGACTCCACCCTTTGCGATAAAAATCCATAAACAAGGCTGGCTTGGCCAATTTAAACCCTGTGTGCAACAAAATAGCGGCCAAACAACCGAGCGGAACATAATTTATGTATTTCGCAAAGAACATTACACTCAGCAATATACATAAACCGTGAATAAAACAGGATAGAGGAGTTTTTCCACCCGCGTTAATATTGCCTGAACTACGCACAATAACCGCAGTAATCGGAAGCCCTCCGATTAATCCGCTAATAATATTGCCAACTCCTTGTGCTTTCAGTTCCCTGTTAGTAGGTGCAGTACGTTTTAAAGGATCCAGCTTATCTACTGCCTCAAGACTTAATAATGTTTCGAGACTAGCTATGATAGCTAGCGTTGCTGCAATAAGATAAACCTGAGGATTAGCCCAGTAACTGTAGTCTGGAAATATAAAATTATTCAAGAATTCGCCGATATTATTTGAGACAGGCACCTTCACTAAGTGAATTGCACTGACCGACCAATCCGGTGCCCATCGTTCAGCACCTAAATTGTAGAGAACTCCCCATATTACGGCGATCAACGGGCCAGGAATTAGTTTAAAAAATTTCTGGTTTTTAAACCATGGTCTTTCCCAAATTATTAGTATAAGCAGAGCAACCATGCATATAAGCACGACGCCCTGTGAAATAGAGCTAAATGCATCTAATATCGGGAAGAAAAACTCATGTACATCTTCATGTGTATAAGCTTCAGGCCCTCCAAAATGTTCATTGTAACCAGTAGCATGAGGAATCTGTTTAATTATAAGAATCAAGCCAATAGCAGCCAACATTCCTTTGATGACAGCTGAAGGAAAAAAAGCTCCGATGACTCCCGCTTTGAGAAAGCCAGCTACCAATTGCATAATACCTGCAATGATCACTGCAACTAAAAATCCCTGAAAACTACCTAATGTTTCGATAGCATTATAAACAATCACTGTTAATCCGGCCGCTGGCCCGGAGACACTAAGTTGTGAGCCGCTTAACCAAGCAACAACCAAACCACCAACCATTCCTGCTATTAATCCTGCGAACAAAGGCGCGCCAGATGCCAAGGCGATACCCAGACATAACGGTAAAGCCACTAAAAAAACTACGATACCCGCAGGCAAATCATCTTTTAGATGTCTAAAATAGTACTGCATGGGCTGCTGGGTCATTTTTTCCGCCTCCACAATTTTATGTTGATAGCATTATATTACGGTATGTTTAACAATAGTATGAGGTTATGGTGATAATTTATGAAAAATTTATCTATCAATCGGAATTATTTGGGCCATAAATAAACACGTAGGTAAGAGCTACGCCTGGCTCACTATATTTATTTATTGATAAAACTCAATACTTCCAGTCTGTATTTCATACATACCACCCACAATAGCTATCTCGTTGTTATCCTGCATTTCACGCAAAATTTCACTCCGGTGTTTAATGTTAGCAATCATCAAGCGTACATTGGCCACGGCAACTTTTTCCACAAACTCTGAATTTTTAGAATTCCGATCTGTTGTTGGCTCGCGAACACTTGCCACTGCTGGCTTTAGTTTGGCGATTAGAGTGGTAAGATTACCCAACCTGACATCATCACACGCGCCTTTGATGGCGCCGCAACGGCTATGACCTAATACAACGACAATTTTTGCACCGCCGATTTTGCAAGCGAATTCCATACTACCCAGAATGTCTTCATTAATAATATTTCCCGCAATTCGAATACTGACAAGATCGCCTAAGCCTTGATCGAAAATAAGTTCAGCTGATGCGCGTGAATCAATGCAACTCAAAACAACGGCGAATGGATATTGCCTATCTGAAGTTTCGTTCAATTGTTGTAACACATTGCGGCTGATTTTAAGGTTATTCACGAAACGTGCATTACCATCTTTGAGAGCTTTTAATGCCATTTCCGGCGTAAGCAATAATTGAATGTCGCGGATATCGGGGGTCATCAAATTTCTCACAAAAAATTACAAATATTTTTAAATATAACTAAATGCTAAGCCTTCTTAGCTCGAGAATGAGCGTGATAGACAGACGCAAGCGACCTTGAGCAAATTCAGCAAAGCGCCCCGTTCAATTCCGTCAGAGCTACGCAAGACCTCCATCTACGACCAAGGGCGCAAGATGAGCAAAAACACTGACTGACTAAACGAACCAGGATACTTACTACTCGCACAGCCCGTGACAACGCGGTTTGAACGAATATTAACGAGCTGCTGCGCCAGTATGTTCCCGAAGGCAGACTTGCCGATTTACACGCAAGAACAGCTGAACTGTTAAATACAATTACTTGGATCCTAACAGGTCTGAGAAAATCAATTGGGTTTCCATCATCGGTAGTGGTTTACAAGTTTTACTTAATATAAAACTTGCCACATCTGACGAATAAACATTAACAGTTGCGGTCGGTTCTTGAATCTACCGTAGATTAATTTTTAATTTGGTCTTAAAACCAATACATCACAGGGTGATAGTTTTAAAAGGCGATCCGCAAAGGAACTAAGAAAAAGCCCAGCAAAACCTCTTTTATTTCTTGTCGCTACTACGATCACACCCGCATTAATTTCTTTAGCATACTCAGCCAGCCGATCTGCTGGAGACTGCGCAAATAAAACTTCAAAATGAGCTTTTTTGAATGCAAGCACAGGCATCATTTCTCTTGCTTTATTCTTAATGAAATCTAACATTTGTTGTTTCATATTTTCAACTGTTGCTTTGTCAGGAATTTCCTCGAAACCCATCTCACTAACACTAATATCTTTCTTGATAATATGAACGAAGTAAGCTTCTCTTTTGGTCCAGCCATACTCATGTCCCCACCTTGAAATACTGGGCATAAACTCTTCTTCGGTTGGCATAGCAATGACTATCTTTCGTGGGTTCATTTTAACCTCTAGAGTAAATGTAAATCCTTTTTTATGACACTAATCTACAGTGAGTCAATTAGTCAAGACAATTAATGAGTCGAATTTTAAGAGAGTAATTAATCAATACCGCAGAATACCGCTACCCCGTTTGCACTTCTAATTATACTCAATTTTTATTCGTTGAATTAACGTTATAAATGCAACGATTGATAGATAGCTCAGCCGAGCCTGCATACGTTGTCGTTTTTAATATTTAAAGATATATTCAGTAATTGCCTGACAGCCTCGGCACGAATTTTGTAACGATAAAACACAGTACTTGCCTAAACTTCTTGAACTATTAGCCGACAATAAATTCATGCTGGACAACGTTTAATTTCACAGCAAATAGCAAAAAATAAACTGACCCATAACACGAAATAGATAACTACCGAGCGATAATGAAGTGAGTTATCATACTTATGAATCCTAACTATTTCACCGTCATTATGGATAAGTGATTACATTATCTTAAGAACAACACAATTATTGGATCCATATTTTAGAAAGTTATAAATAGTTACAGCTTTGTTCTATATCAACCGCAATGCAACAAGGACTTCACTACGAACTCGCGCATTACTAAATGCCAAGCTAGAGGAAGTTTTCCACCTTATTCTACTTATCATCCCGCTTGAATTTCACTGATAATTCAACTTAGAAACAATAAATTGTAATGGTAAAAAACATGTTACTAAACTAATTAGTAAAAATAAAATTAAACCTCCTGTCAATTGAAGTTAGACAAAACCTAAAAATCAAAAATGAAAGTTTCTGTGATTGCCAACCTCAACCAATCTTTAGTGCTGCTCACAACTCTTTGTTTAAGCTTCTCGTCTCTTTCATGGGCCGCACAAATAGATCCACCTGTCCTCGTGCCAAAGACAGAAACCCCAACAATTCCCAGCCGCCAGTCAGTATTAACCATGAAGGACATCGGCGCTTCCCGCCCAATCGAATTGAAAGGCGTGAACAGTAGTGCCTATCTTTCTTTGGGTGTGCGGCTGGATGAGGTCGTCACCAAGGCCAAACTGCATCTAAACTACACACTATCTCCCGCACTGCTACCAAATATCTCTCATCTCAAGGTATATCTGAACGATGAAGTGTTAGCTACGTTACCAGTGACCAAAGAAAATCCGACTGGCCCACAAAAACTTGATGTTGATCTTGATCCCCGTTTCTTTACTGACTTTAACAAACTGCACTTGCAATTCATCGGTCATTACACCAATGATTGCGAATTTCCTCTCCACTCCAGCTTGTGGGCCAACATTAGCAACATGAGCACGCTGGAAATAAATTTGCAATCAATCGCTCTACGCAACGATCTTGCTCTGCTGCCAGCTCCCTTCTTCGATCAACGAGACAATCGCTTACTTAACCTGCCTTTCGTATTTGCCACCCAACCCTCTCTAAGTTCATTGCGAGCAGCGGGCGGTATCGCCTCCTGGTTTGGTGCTTTGGCGAGCTATCGCGGTGCCCGCTTTCCAGCCTATTTGAATCGTCTGCCAGAACGCTATGGCGTGGTTTTCGTGACCAATGACGAACGACCAGAATTTCTTGCTAAATATCCCAAAGTGGACGCACCAACCATCTCTCTGATGCAACATCCGGAAAATCCTACAGGCAAGCTACTCCTCATCCTTGGTCGTAATGCTGCCGACCTGCAGCTAGCTGCAGATGCCTTGGTTCTGGGCAAAGCTGTCATGACTGGCACTTCAATTACCGTCAAGACACTGGAATATCCACCGCGTCGTGTCGCTTACGATGCGCCTAACTGGCTGCAATCAGGCCGTCCCATACCATTGGGACAACTCGTCAATAGCCCGGCCGACCTACAGCGCCAGGGGCAGCCTCTCGAACCAATTCTCATCAACGCCCGCTTGCCAGCCGATCTGTTTACCTGGGAAGTGAAGGGAGTACCGATTGACCTCAAATAC
This genomic interval from Candidatus Nitrotoga sp. AM1P contains the following:
- a CDS encoding SulP family inorganic anion transporter, which codes for MTQQPMQYYFRHLKDDLPAGIVVFLVALPLCLGIALASGAPLFAGLIAGMVGGLVVAWLSGSQLSVSGPAAGLTVIVYNAIETLGSFQGFLVAVIIAGIMQLVAGFLKAGVIGAFFPSAVIKGMLAAIGLILIIKQIPHATGYNEHFGGPEAYTHEDVHEFFFPILDAFSSISQGVVLICMVALLILIIWERPWFKNQKFFKLIPGPLIAVIWGVLYNLGAERWAPDWSVSAIHLVKVPVSNNIGEFLNNFIFPDYSYWANPQVYLIAATLAIIASLETLLSLEAVDKLDPLKRTAPTNRELKAQGVGNIISGLIGGLPITAVIVRSSGNINAGGKTPLSCFIHGLCILLSVMFFAKYINYVPLGCLAAILLHTGFKLAKPALFMDFYRKGWSQLVPFVITITAILTTDLLIGMSIGVVVGLFFVIKANYRAAITLTQDKSFYILTLNKDVVFLNKSLLRKLLSHIKPNSTLTIDASKSQFIDHDIIETIDDFLVTAPNHNISVEIYDLYEKASLKRHEDFVILKDHYDKSPSGNNMIIDNKIMGL
- a CDS encoding carbonic anhydrase family protein, whose amino-acid sequence is MTPDIRDIQLLLTPEMALKALKDGNARFVNNLKISRNVLQQLNETSDRQYPFAVVLSCIDSRASAELIFDQGLGDLVSIRIAGNIINEDILGSMEFACKIGGAKIVVVLGHSRCGAIKGACDDVRLGNLTTLIAKLKPAVASVREPTTDRNSKNSEFVEKVAVANVRLMIANIKHRSEILREMQDNNEIAIVGGMYEIQTGSIEFYQ
- a CDS encoding universal stress protein encodes the protein MNPRKIVIAMPTEEEFMPSISRWGHEYGWTKREAYFVHIIKKDISVSEMGFEEIPDKATVENMKQQMLDFIKNKAREMMPVLAFKKAHFEVLFAQSPADRLAEYAKEINAGVIVVATRNKRGFAGLFLSSFADRLLKLSPCDVLVLRPN
- the bcsB gene encoding cellulose biosynthesis cyclic di-GMP-binding regulatory protein BcsB, coding for MKVSVIANLNQSLVLLTTLCLSFSSLSWAAQIDPPVLVPKTETPTIPSRQSVLTMKDIGASRPIELKGVNSSAYLSLGVRLDEVVTKAKLHLNYTLSPALLPNISHLKVYLNDEVLATLPVTKENPTGPQKLDVDLDPRFFTDFNKLHLQFIGHYTNDCEFPLHSSLWANISNMSTLEINLQSIALRNDLALLPAPFFDQRDNRLLNLPFVFATQPSLSSLRAAGGIASWFGALASYRGARFPAYLNRLPERYGVVFVTNDERPEFLAKYPKVDAPTISLMQHPENPTGKLLLILGRNAADLQLAADALVLGKAVMTGTSITVKTLEYPPRRVAYDAPNWLQSGRPIPLGQLVNSPADLQRQGQPLEPILINARLPADLFTWEVKGVPIDLKYRYTPPAEQGDANLRIEINDQFIEAIPLLSGAGTREQNRLILPLLDDGSLREQSGVVIPAFHLGSNNQLQFSFSIPFSDNGRCKSSPQGNMRAAIDPDSTLDLSHLYHYAAMPNLAFFANSGFPFTKYADLAETAIVIPDQPNTFDMEAMFALLGHMGRSTGVPALHFKLLQTKSVQDAKNLDLLVIASGANKDLLASWGKSLPALLEAGSRTFAPLGKAMDMAYEWFGLSDNKTSKSGEGTILLGSGPLAALIGFESPLSPSRSVIALTSNTPTALTSALDALNDGGKVQYIRGDLALMRGESVESFRVNNVYYIGELPWWRWIWFHLNHHPLLLTAIGVAIGLFVALLAFGALRNLATKRLGQHKK